One window from the genome of Rhodococcus sp. ABRD24 encodes:
- a CDS encoding mycofactocin-coupled SDR family oxidoreductase, with product MGQLDGKVAFITGAARGQGRTHAVRMAREGASIIAVDVCRNVSEDNTYDAATSEDLAETIRLVEVEGAKIYAREADVRDSAALKAVVDAGVEQFGRLDIVVANAGICNWNRFWEMSDEQWETLIDINLTGAFKTLKAAVPAMIEGGRGGSIIVVSSVAGMKALPGQAHYGASKFGLVGLTQAAAKELGEYRIRVNSIHPFGVDTQMGTDQGSLVILQRHPHYGPSFVPILTEKPIADTDDISDAVLWLAGDGSKTVTASQVALDQGNTKV from the coding sequence GTGGGACAGCTGGATGGCAAGGTTGCGTTCATCACCGGTGCGGCCCGCGGGCAGGGCCGCACGCACGCGGTGCGGATGGCGCGGGAGGGTGCGTCGATCATTGCGGTGGACGTCTGCCGCAATGTGTCGGAGGACAATACGTACGACGCGGCAACGTCCGAGGACCTGGCGGAGACCATCCGCCTGGTGGAGGTGGAGGGTGCCAAGATCTACGCTCGCGAGGCTGACGTGCGGGACAGTGCCGCGCTGAAGGCGGTGGTGGATGCGGGTGTCGAGCAGTTCGGTCGGCTCGACATCGTCGTGGCCAACGCCGGCATCTGCAACTGGAACCGCTTCTGGGAGATGTCCGACGAGCAGTGGGAGACGCTGATCGACATCAACCTCACGGGCGCATTCAAGACGCTCAAGGCGGCGGTGCCGGCGATGATCGAGGGCGGCCGCGGCGGATCGATCATCGTCGTCAGCTCGGTCGCGGGGATGAAGGCGTTGCCGGGCCAGGCGCACTATGGGGCGTCCAAGTTCGGTTTGGTAGGCCTGACGCAGGCGGCGGCGAAGGAACTGGGCGAGTACAGGATTCGCGTCAACTCCATACATCCGTTTGGTGTCGACACCCAAATGGGAACCGATCAGGGCAGCCTCGTGATTCTGCAGAGGCACCCGCACTACGGGCCGAGCTTCGTGCCGATCCTCACCGAGAAGCCGATTGCCGACACCGACGATATCTCGGATGCGGTGCTGTGGCTGGCCGGCGATGGATCCAAGACGGTGACCG
- a CDS encoding mycofactocin system FadH/OYE family oxidoreductase 1: protein MSGNLTEQFTLAGRHARSRVLFGPHETNLGDGRALSPGHVAYYERRARGGAGVVVTEVASVHGSDWPYERAPLAAECGPGWRDVVAACRPHGTLVLAGLGHTGLQGSSAWSQSALWAPSRFPDPVSRELPMEMEQPEIAALVLGFREAARVAVAADVDGIELDAGVSSLLRQFHSGITNLRGDEYGTDRLRLTREVIAAVRAELGPDRILSLRLSCDEMAPWAGVTPEQAAGQVRELADFVDVLVVVRGGPFTVHAYRPDAHTAPGFNVELCREMRAAADGRVPVVLQGSVVGADQAQWALDDGVADLVEMTRAQIADPDLVLAVHDGSRPRPCVLCNQTCLVRDPRNPIVTCIGNPSAGHETVDREITPIEHPASALVVGAGPAGLEAARVLALRGFQVTLSEKGVGLGGMLRTAAAGTGRERLSLLAGWLEAECRRLGVRIRTSCEVDAAALDVARGAGTLVVSATGSSPRPAPCPVGAGVQSLGAAAVLSGASLESGPVLVLDPAGGPVAVSVALWLAERGREVAIVTADQLIGSRLGPTGDLVDANSRVQRAGVTRYLASVAVSAGAGEALLENRFTGVRTRVPCAVLVSCAHPLPNEELVIEGARVVRVGDCVAPRTALEAVREGHLAALSAVPTSSAGSAVPTSSKGPAAPRRRFTPVDG, encoded by the coding sequence ATGAGCGGCAACCTGACTGAGCAGTTCACCCTGGCCGGGCGTCACGCCCGGTCCCGGGTGCTGTTCGGTCCGCACGAGACCAACCTGGGTGACGGCCGCGCCCTGTCGCCCGGCCATGTCGCGTACTACGAGCGTCGTGCCCGTGGCGGCGCCGGTGTAGTGGTCACCGAGGTTGCATCGGTGCACGGTTCCGACTGGCCGTACGAGCGCGCGCCGTTGGCCGCGGAGTGTGGACCGGGCTGGCGGGACGTGGTCGCGGCGTGCCGCCCGCACGGGACGCTGGTGCTCGCAGGTCTCGGCCACACCGGGTTGCAGGGATCGAGCGCGTGGTCCCAGTCGGCGCTGTGGGCGCCGTCCCGGTTCCCGGATCCGGTCTCGCGGGAGCTGCCGATGGAGATGGAGCAGCCCGAGATCGCAGCGCTTGTACTGGGTTTCAGGGAAGCCGCGCGAGTTGCGGTGGCAGCCGACGTGGACGGTATCGAGCTCGACGCCGGAGTGTCCTCGCTACTGCGCCAGTTCCATTCCGGGATCACCAACCTGCGCGGCGACGAGTACGGAACCGACCGGTTGCGGCTCACGCGCGAGGTGATCGCTGCGGTCCGTGCAGAACTGGGCCCCGACCGAATCCTGTCGCTGCGGCTGAGTTGCGACGAAATGGCTCCCTGGGCCGGGGTGACGCCGGAGCAGGCCGCCGGGCAGGTGCGGGAGCTTGCAGATTTCGTGGATGTGTTGGTGGTGGTGCGGGGTGGTCCCTTCACGGTGCACGCCTATCGTCCCGACGCGCACACTGCGCCGGGTTTCAATGTCGAACTGTGTCGGGAGATGCGAGCCGCCGCCGATGGGCGTGTCCCGGTGGTGTTGCAGGGCAGCGTCGTTGGTGCCGATCAGGCGCAATGGGCACTGGACGACGGCGTTGCCGACCTGGTCGAGATGACCCGCGCTCAGATCGCGGACCCGGATCTCGTTCTCGCGGTTCACGATGGGAGTAGGCCGCGACCGTGCGTGCTCTGCAACCAGACGTGTTTGGTCCGCGATCCCCGAAACCCGATCGTCACATGTATCGGGAATCCGTCCGCCGGGCACGAGACCGTCGATCGGGAAATCACTCCGATCGAGCATCCGGCTTCGGCGCTCGTGGTGGGCGCAGGGCCCGCCGGACTCGAGGCCGCGCGGGTTCTCGCGCTGCGCGGGTTCCAGGTGACATTGTCGGAGAAGGGTGTTGGTCTCGGTGGAATGCTCCGGACCGCAGCTGCTGGAACGGGACGTGAGCGGCTGTCGCTGCTGGCAGGCTGGCTCGAGGCGGAGTGCCGACGGCTCGGCGTGCGGATCCGGACGAGTTGCGAGGTCGATGCGGCCGCACTCGACGTAGCCCGAGGCGCGGGGACCCTTGTCGTGTCGGCGACGGGTAGCAGTCCCCGTCCGGCGCCGTGCCCGGTAGGAGCCGGCGTGCAGAGTCTCGGCGCGGCTGCGGTGCTGTCCGGTGCCTCGCTCGAATCCGGACCGGTGCTGGTCCTCGATCCCGCCGGCGGCCCGGTCGCGGTGTCAGTCGCGCTGTGGTTGGCCGAGCGCGGCCGCGAGGTGGCGATCGTGACAGCCGATCAGCTGATCGGCTCCCGGCTCGGCCCCACCGGTGACCTCGTCGACGCCAATTCGCGAGTGCAGCGGGCGGGCGTCACCCGGTATCTGGCGTCGGTTGCGGTGTCGGCTGGTGCGGGAGAAGCGTTGCTGGAGAACCGTTTCACTGGAGTTCGCACACGGGTGCCGTGCGCTGTGCTGGTGTCCTGCGCGCATCCGCTGCCGAATGAGGAACTGGTCATCGAGGGTGCGCGCGTCGTGCGGGTCGGCGACTGTGTCGCGCCCCGGACCGCGCTCGAAGCTGTCCGCGAGGGCCACCTCGCGGCGCTGTCGGCGGTGCCGACGAGTTCAGCCGGGTCGGCGGTGCCGACGAGTTCAAAGGGGCCAGCGGCGCCACGGCGCCGATTCACGCCCGTCGACGGATAG
- the mftD gene encoding pre-mycofactocin synthase MftD (MftD, an enzyme found in the mycofactocin biosynthesis locus, performs an oxidative deamination of 3-amino-5-[(p-hydroxyphenyl)methyl]-4,4-dimethyl-2-pyrrolidinone (AHDP). The resulting compound, now called pre-mycofactocin (PMFT), is a biologically active redox cofactor that can oxidize the non-exchangeable NADH of TIGR03971 family SDR-type oxidoreductases.): MGKSAWFETVAEAQRRAKKRLPKSVYAALVAGSEKGLTVDDNIAAFTELGFAPHVAGLAGERDLSTTVMGQPISMPVMISPTGVQAVHPDGEVAVARAAAARGTAIGLSSFASKSIEEVAAANPQTFFQMYWVGDRDTLLQRMERARAAGATGLIITLDWSFSNGRDWGSPSIPEKMDLKAMFQFAPEGITRPKWLWDFAKTGKVPDLTTPNLAAPGQAPPTFFGAYGQWMGTPLPTWDDVAWLREQWGGPFMLKGVMRVDDAKRALDAGCSAISVSNHGGNNLDGTPAPIRALPAVAEAVGDQLEVLLDGGIRRGSDVVKALALGARAVMIGRAYLWGLSANGQAGVENVLDILRGGIDSAVLGLGHKSVHDLSADDLIVPEGFRRDLGVG, translated from the coding sequence ATGGGCAAGAGTGCCTGGTTCGAGACGGTTGCCGAGGCTCAGCGGCGGGCGAAGAAACGCCTGCCCAAGTCGGTGTACGCGGCCCTGGTCGCCGGATCCGAGAAGGGCCTGACCGTCGACGACAACATCGCGGCATTCACCGAACTCGGGTTCGCGCCGCACGTGGCCGGGCTCGCCGGTGAGCGCGACCTCTCGACCACCGTGATGGGCCAGCCCATTTCGATGCCGGTGATGATCTCGCCGACGGGTGTGCAGGCCGTGCACCCGGACGGCGAGGTCGCGGTCGCGCGCGCCGCGGCGGCGCGGGGCACCGCGATCGGTCTCAGCTCGTTCGCGAGCAAGTCCATCGAGGAGGTGGCCGCGGCCAATCCGCAGACCTTCTTCCAGATGTACTGGGTGGGCGACCGCGACACGCTGCTCCAGCGCATGGAGCGGGCACGTGCGGCCGGGGCGACCGGGCTGATCATCACCCTGGACTGGTCGTTCTCCAACGGTCGTGACTGGGGTAGCCCGTCGATCCCGGAGAAGATGGACCTCAAGGCGATGTTCCAGTTCGCACCCGAGGGAATCACGCGTCCGAAGTGGTTGTGGGACTTCGCCAAGACGGGCAAGGTTCCGGATCTGACGACGCCGAACCTGGCGGCGCCGGGCCAGGCTCCTCCCACGTTCTTCGGTGCTTACGGTCAATGGATGGGTACACCGCTGCCCACGTGGGACGACGTCGCATGGCTGCGCGAGCAGTGGGGTGGGCCGTTCATGCTCAAGGGCGTCATGCGCGTCGACGACGCCAAGCGTGCCCTCGATGCGGGTTGTTCCGCGATCTCGGTGTCCAACCACGGTGGCAACAATCTCGACGGCACCCCGGCCCCGATTCGTGCCCTGCCGGCTGTTGCCGAAGCAGTGGGCGATCAGCTGGAAGTGCTGCTCGACGGTGGTATCCGGCGCGGTAGTGACGTCGTCAAGGCGCTGGCGCTCGGCGCCCGCGCCGTCATGATCGGCCGGGCGTACCTGTGGGGTCTGTCGGCTAACGGCCAGGCCGGTGTCGAGAATGTTCTCGACATTCTGCGCGGTGGTATCGATTCTGCGGTGCTGGGCTTGGGGCACAAGTCGGTTCACGATTTGAGTGCCGACGACCTGATCGTTCCTGAGGGATTCCGTCGCGACCTGGGCGTCGGCTAG
- the mftC gene encoding mycofactocin radical SAM maturase (MftC is a radical SAM/SPASM enzyme that catalyzes the first two steps in biosynthesis of the electron carrier mycofactocin from the terminal Val-Tyr dipeptide of the precursor peptide MftA.), with the protein MTSVLEPPAPQVGRLVDQFELGLDAPICLTWELTYACNLSCVHCLSSSGRRDPRELSTEQCKSIIDELQRMQVFYVNIGGGEPTVRSDFWELVDYATEHQVGVKFSTNGVKIDKKVAQRLASSDYVDVQISLDGATAEVNDAVRGPGSFAMAVRALENLAEAGFKDAKISVVVTRQNVSQLDEFKELADKYGATLRITRLRPSGRGADVWDELHPTQAQQRELYNWLVANGEGVLTGDSFFHLSAYGDALPGLNLCGAGRVVCLIDPIGDVYACPFAIHDQFLAGNIVSDGGFQHVWQHSDLFRDLRSPQTGGACAKCDHYDSCRGGCMAAKFFTGLPMDGPDPECVQGYGESALAAERSVPKSSQDHSRTGIRAERRTPKAPVPLTLLTRPPAKICDENPLAGMA; encoded by the coding sequence ATGACCTCAGTTCTCGAGCCGCCCGCGCCCCAGGTGGGTCGCCTCGTCGACCAGTTCGAACTCGGTCTCGACGCGCCGATCTGCCTGACGTGGGAGCTCACCTACGCGTGCAACCTGTCCTGCGTGCACTGCCTGTCGTCCTCGGGACGGCGGGACCCGCGGGAGCTTTCCACCGAGCAGTGCAAGTCGATCATCGACGAGCTGCAGCGCATGCAGGTCTTCTACGTCAACATCGGCGGCGGCGAGCCGACTGTGCGCTCCGACTTCTGGGAGCTCGTCGACTACGCCACCGAGCACCAGGTGGGCGTGAAGTTCTCCACCAACGGCGTGAAGATCGACAAGAAGGTCGCGCAGCGCCTCGCTTCGAGCGACTACGTGGACGTCCAGATCTCCCTCGATGGCGCGACTGCCGAGGTCAACGACGCCGTCCGCGGTCCTGGATCGTTCGCGATGGCGGTCCGTGCACTCGAGAACCTGGCAGAGGCCGGGTTCAAGGACGCCAAGATCTCCGTCGTCGTCACCCGGCAGAACGTGAGCCAGCTCGACGAGTTCAAGGAACTGGCCGACAAGTACGGTGCGACGCTGCGCATTACGCGACTGCGCCCGTCCGGTCGTGGAGCCGACGTGTGGGACGAGCTGCACCCGACTCAGGCGCAGCAGCGCGAGCTGTACAACTGGCTCGTCGCGAACGGTGAGGGTGTGCTCACGGGCGACTCGTTCTTCCACCTGTCGGCGTACGGCGATGCGCTACCGGGCCTGAACCTGTGCGGCGCCGGACGCGTGGTGTGCCTGATCGATCCGATCGGTGACGTCTATGCGTGCCCGTTCGCGATCCATGACCAGTTCCTCGCCGGAAACATCGTCTCCGACGGTGGATTCCAGCATGTGTGGCAGCATTCGGACCTGTTCCGGGACCTGCGGTCGCCGCAGACAGGTGGCGCGTGCGCCAAGTGCGACCACTACGACTCCTGCCGCGGCGGTTGCATGGCCGCGAAGTTCTTCACGGGTCTGCCGATGGACGGCCCGGACCCCGAATGCGTTCAGGGCTACGGGGAATCGGCGCTTGCCGCTGAGCGTAGCGTGCCGAAGTCCAGCCAGGACCATTCGCGAACCGGCATACGCGCCGAGCGGCGGACGCCGAAGGCACCGGTTCCGCTGACCCTGCTGACCCGTCCGCCGGCCAAGATCTGTGACGAAAATCCGCTCGCCGGAATGGCATAG
- the mftB gene encoding mycofactocin biosynthesis chaperone MftB (MftB, a small protein, is a peptide chaperone that assists the radical SAM enzyme MftC in performing two modifications to the C-terminal Val-Tyr dipeptide of the mycofactocin precursor peptide, MftA. MftB's role is analogous to the role of PqqD in the biosynthesis of PQQ, a cofactor that derives entirely from a Tyr and a Glu in the precursor PqqA.), with protein MSEPAADSSSPAGAIDLDAAWKLHPQVALRPEPFGALLYHFGTRKLSFLKNRTIVEIVESLPEHPNVGAALQAQGIEAAASRPYLRALSTLADSHMIVPS; from the coding sequence GTGTCCGAACCAGCCGCCGACAGCAGTTCGCCGGCCGGCGCGATCGATCTCGACGCGGCGTGGAAGCTGCACCCGCAGGTGGCGCTGCGCCCCGAACCTTTCGGGGCGCTGCTCTACCACTTCGGAACTCGCAAGCTCTCGTTCCTGAAGAACCGGACCATCGTCGAAATCGTCGAGTCCCTGCCGGAGCATCCGAATGTGGGGGCCGCCCTGCAAGCTCAGGGCATAGAGGCAGCAGCCTCCCGGCCATACCTGCGGGCACTGTCGACCCTCGCGGATTCGCACATGATCGTGCCGTCCTGA
- the mftA gene encoding mycofactocin precursor MftA (Mycofactocin is a small molecule electron carrier derived from the final two amino acids, Val-Tyr, of MftA, the mycofactocin precursor. It plays a role in redox homeostasis and the metabolism of alcohols and aldehydes in Actinobacteria, including Mycobacterium tuberculosis.), with protein MSDRENVTEGQLVEESLVEEVSIDGMCGVY; from the coding sequence ATGTCCGATCGCGAGAACGTCACCGAAGGCCAGCTCGTCGAGGAGTCCCTCGTGGAAGAGGTTTCCATCGACGGCATGTGCGGCGTGTACTGA
- the mftR gene encoding mycofactocin system transcriptional regulator (MftR, the mycofactocin system transcriptional regulator, is an uncharacterized TetR family DNA-binding transcription factor. Its role is inferred by context. It occurs as part of the biosynthesis locus for mycofactocin, a partially characterized electron carrier derived from the terminal Val-Tyr dipeptide of the precursor peptide MftA, through a radical SAM enzyme-mediated process.): MRTRRNPSSRIGRRPTTTRDRIAAVGIDLFATRGFDDTSVDDIAEAAGIARRTFFRYFPSKNAVPWGDFDAHLSEMRTLLEEMPDDMSMLDSLVSAVLAFNTFPPEVAAGHRRRMKLIFEVPALQAYSVVMYDGWRKVIAEYVAARLGLDPGDQLPRTIGYLMLGVAIAAYETWLTDESLDLIDLLSNGSRVLHTGIAELPPPTTDRG, from the coding sequence GTGCGAACTCGTAGGAACCCGTCGTCGCGAATCGGCCGGCGGCCGACCACGACACGCGACCGCATCGCTGCGGTCGGCATCGACTTGTTCGCCACCCGCGGCTTCGACGACACCAGCGTCGACGACATCGCCGAGGCCGCCGGGATCGCCCGACGCACGTTCTTCCGCTACTTCCCGTCCAAGAACGCCGTCCCGTGGGGCGATTTCGACGCGCACCTGTCCGAGATGCGCACATTGCTCGAGGAAATGCCGGACGACATGTCCATGCTCGACAGCCTCGTCTCGGCGGTGCTGGCGTTCAATACCTTTCCGCCAGAGGTCGCGGCCGGTCACCGCCGGCGCATGAAACTGATCTTCGAAGTCCCGGCGCTGCAAGCATATTCGGTGGTGATGTACGACGGGTGGCGTAAGGTGATCGCCGAGTACGTCGCGGCCCGCCTCGGCCTCGATCCCGGCGATCAGCTCCCCCGCACCATCGGCTATCTGATGCTCGGCGTCGCCATCGCGGCCTACGAGACATGGCTCACCGACGAGTCCCTCGACCTGATCGATCTACTCTCCAACGGCAGCCGCGTCCTGCACACCGGCATTGCCGAACTGCCCCCGCCGACAACCGACCGAGGATGA
- the mftM gene encoding mycofactocin oligosaccharide methyltransferase MftM, with amino-acid sequence MTAVTLDSLAPCAPGLWSHDHVTVERVPTGPIALTRTADALHVRHSLGPEALSERLVAQVTASIDDADFGQTEFELTMVGLVRSTIHDPLEAWTVYYRNSLDELLDGTADFAPIHDQAAELVRGSVLDLGSCFGFLPLRLARAGVPVTATDILPGTMTLLDAVAPGLGARIETLVCDAANVPAPDDSADTVTAIHLLEHVDAGTGAAVVNEALRIARERVVIAVPYEDEATACHGHVRTFDADALRELGASTGRPFEVFDHHGGWLILDA; translated from the coding sequence ATGACCGCCGTGACGCTCGATTCACTTGCCCCTTGCGCCCCCGGCTTGTGGTCGCACGACCACGTCACCGTCGAGCGCGTTCCCACCGGCCCGATCGCCCTCACCCGCACCGCCGATGCGCTACACGTGCGGCACTCACTCGGCCCCGAAGCCCTGAGCGAGCGCCTGGTGGCCCAGGTGACGGCATCGATCGACGATGCCGACTTCGGCCAGACCGAATTCGAACTCACGATGGTGGGCCTGGTGCGCTCGACCATCCACGACCCACTCGAGGCATGGACGGTGTACTACCGCAACTCTCTCGACGAACTCCTCGACGGCACCGCCGACTTCGCCCCGATCCACGACCAGGCGGCCGAACTGGTCCGTGGCAGCGTCCTCGATCTGGGCTCGTGCTTCGGCTTCCTGCCGCTGCGACTGGCCCGTGCGGGGGTGCCGGTGACCGCCACCGACATCCTCCCCGGGACGATGACGCTGCTCGATGCCGTCGCACCGGGTCTCGGCGCCCGGATCGAGACGCTCGTCTGCGACGCGGCAAACGTCCCGGCGCCCGACGACAGCGCCGACACCGTCACCGCGATACATCTACTCGAGCACGTCGACGCGGGAACCGGCGCCGCCGTGGTCAACGAGGCACTGCGCATCGCCCGCGAGCGCGTCGTGATCGCGGTCCCGTACGAGGACGAGGCCACCGCCTGCCACGGGCACGTCCGCACCTTCGATGCCGATGCGCTGCGCGAACTCGGCGCATCGACGGGCCGACCGTTCGAGGTCTTCGACCATCACGGCGGGTGGCTGATCCTCGACGCCTGA
- a CDS encoding ferredoxin--NADP reductase — MTTIDVPHSSRSAVLTVSGVIEETPDSRSLVFDVPEDLASKFEYKPGQFLTLRIPSDLTGSVARCYSLASSPFTDDAPKVTVKRTAGGYGSNWLCDNISVGDTIEVLPPSGVFTPKSLEHDFLLFGAGSGITPVMSILKSALTQGKGKVVLVYANRDENSVIFAAELRDLAAKFADRLTVIHWVESLQGLPTPAQLATLTAPFATHEAFMCGPGPFMDTVHAALAQAGMPRSQVHAEVFNSLAGDPFKDVELEEVSEEEAADAATVEVELDGETHSFSWPRKQTLVDVMLSKGLDVPYSCQEGECGSCACTVVEGEVSMEHAGVLDQEDIDNGYILGCQAKPVSDRLKIEF, encoded by the coding sequence ATGACCACTATCGACGTGCCGCACAGCTCTCGATCCGCGGTGCTCACCGTGTCCGGGGTGATCGAGGAGACCCCCGACTCGCGGTCGCTGGTCTTCGACGTCCCCGAGGACCTCGCGAGCAAGTTCGAATACAAGCCCGGCCAGTTCCTGACACTACGCATCCCGAGCGACCTCACCGGGTCGGTCGCCCGCTGCTACTCGCTCGCGAGTTCGCCGTTCACCGACGACGCCCCCAAGGTCACCGTCAAGCGGACCGCGGGCGGCTACGGCTCCAACTGGTTGTGCGACAACATCTCGGTCGGCGACACCATCGAGGTCCTGCCGCCGTCCGGCGTCTTCACGCCGAAGTCCCTCGAGCACGATTTCCTGCTGTTCGGCGCCGGTAGTGGCATTACCCCCGTGATGTCGATCCTCAAGTCGGCGCTCACGCAGGGCAAGGGCAAGGTCGTCCTCGTCTACGCCAACCGCGACGAGAACTCGGTGATCTTCGCGGCCGAGCTGCGCGACCTGGCAGCCAAGTTCGCCGACCGGCTGACGGTCATTCACTGGGTCGAGAGTCTGCAAGGCCTGCCGACGCCCGCCCAGCTGGCGACGCTCACGGCGCCGTTCGCCACCCACGAGGCCTTCATGTGCGGCCCCGGCCCGTTCATGGACACCGTGCACGCCGCTCTTGCCCAGGCAGGGATGCCCCGTTCGCAGGTCCATGCCGAGGTCTTCAACTCCCTCGCCGGCGACCCTTTCAAGGACGTCGAGCTCGAGGAGGTCTCCGAGGAGGAGGCCGCCGATGCCGCGACCGTCGAGGTCGAACTGGACGGCGAGACCCACAGCTTCTCGTGGCCGCGCAAGCAGACCCTCGTCGACGTCATGCTGTCGAAGGGCCTGGACGTGCCCTACTCCTGCCAGGAAGGCGAGTGCGGTTCCTGCGCCTGCACCGTCGTCGAGGGCGAGGTCTCCATGGAGCACGCCGGTGTGCTCGATCAGGAGGACATCGACAACGGCTACATCCTGGGCTGCCAGGCCAAGCCGGTGAGCGACCGCCTCAAAATCGAGTTCTGA
- a CDS encoding SPW repeat protein, protein MKASTRWQDYAAVIIGAYAALSPLWLSTNNGARWSLIVLGVLVALAGLVHMARPEMVAADYAMGVLGVLMFISPWVMNFHAMGGASWTAWIVGALTVAVSVAGLPAMSARMHGHGGVAAH, encoded by the coding sequence ATGAAGGCATCAACTCGTTGGCAGGACTACGCGGCTGTCATCATCGGCGCCTACGCGGCGCTCTCACCGCTGTGGCTCTCCACCAACAACGGCGCCCGGTGGTCGCTGATCGTGCTCGGCGTGCTCGTCGCCCTGGCCGGCCTCGTCCACATGGCCCGACCCGAGATGGTCGCGGCGGACTATGCGATGGGCGTGCTCGGCGTTCTGATGTTCATCTCCCCGTGGGTGATGAATTTCCACGCGATGGGCGGGGCATCCTGGACCGCCTGGATCGTCGGTGCACTGACCGTGGCGGTCTCCGTCGCCGGACTGCCGGCCATGAGCGCCCGCATGCACGGACATGGTGGAGTAGCCGCACATTGA
- a CDS encoding TetR/AcrR family transcriptional regulator, whose protein sequence is MHSGNSGDVPRAHESPHRRRRGAKTDGNARARILDAAESLIALRGFDATSTAAVAAAAGVPKGLIFYYFPTKADILAALLAERLPTDPLDDLTPLVAPGDPAASLVNLDNALNQRDHHSSMMRVIIWREADTHPDVREYLRRFRAYLHEATIRILQASAVSPVRPGTLRACANAWVAAMFSAASSDRIRDLDDIPRRHTDELGTVAQVVAAGMVQLG, encoded by the coding sequence ATGCATTCCGGCAACTCCGGTGACGTGCCGCGCGCCCATGAATCCCCGCACCGCCGACGCCGCGGCGCCAAAACCGACGGCAACGCCCGCGCGAGGATCCTCGACGCCGCCGAATCGCTGATCGCACTCCGTGGATTCGACGCCACCTCCACCGCCGCCGTGGCCGCGGCGGCGGGGGTGCCCAAGGGCCTGATCTTCTACTACTTCCCCACCAAGGCCGACATTCTCGCCGCCCTGCTCGCCGAACGACTACCGACCGACCCGCTCGACGACCTCACGCCGCTCGTCGCGCCGGGCGATCCCGCCGCCAGCCTGGTGAATCTCGACAACGCGCTCAACCAGCGCGATCACCACTCGTCGATGATGCGGGTGATCATCTGGCGGGAGGCCGATACCCACCCCGACGTCCGGGAGTATCTGCGCCGATTCCGCGCATACCTGCACGAGGCAACGATCCGGATACTCCAGGCCAGCGCCGTGTCCCCGGTGCGACCCGGAACCCTGAGGGCCTGTGCCAACGCGTGGGTGGCGGCGATGTTCTCGGCTGCCAGCAGCGACCGGATACGCGACCTCGACGACATCCCCCGTCGGCACACCGACGAACTGGGCACCGTCGCGCAGGTGGTGGCTGCGGGGATGGTGCAGCTCGGTTAG